The segment CGGTGATGAACTGCGGGCTGTCCCCGCGTTGCCCGGCGGTGATCACCATGGCGAGGGTCTTACGGCCCTGCTCGCAGGCCAGATGCGTCTTGGTGGTGAACCCGCCCCGGGACCGGCCCAGCCCGTGATCGTCAGGCTCGGTCTGCACGCCACCCGGCGGCTCCTTCTGCGCCTGCCCGTCGCGGCGGGCACCGGCGGCGTGCTGATGGGCGCGGCTGATCGTGGAATCGACGCTCACCGTCCAGTCGATCTTCCCGGCCGCGTCGGCCACCGACTGCAGCCGGGCCAGCAGCTGTGTCCAGGTGCCGTCGCGTTGCCAGCGCCTGAACCAGCGGTACAAGGTCTGCCAGGGCGGATACACCGGCGGGACATCGCGCCACGGCGAGCCGGTCCGCACCCGCCAGCGGATCCCGTCGATGATGTCCCTGCTGGCCCATACGCGT is part of the Actinoplanes sp. NBC_00393 genome and harbors:
- a CDS encoding IS5 family transposase: MRRHDLTDSQWAVLQPLLPVETRRGRPRVWASRDIIDGIRWRVRTGSPWRDVPPVYPPWQTLYRWFRRWQRDGTWTQLLARLQSVADAAGKIDWTVSVDSTISRAHQHAAGARRDGQAQKEPPGGVQTEPDDHGLGRSRGGFTTKTHLACEQGRKTLAMVITAGQRGDSPQFITVLERIKVYRLGGGRPRTRPDLVLADKAYTSRGNRGYARRRRIRVCIPSKADQDAHRKAKGSKGGRPPSFDPQVYRLRHAVECGISQLKQHRAMATRYDKLAVRFEATVTIAIINQWLRAL